DNA from Sulfurimonas gotlandica GD1:
AATCTTGCATATTGTGGTTTACAGGACTAAGTGGAAGTGGAAAATCCACACTGGCAAATGCTTTGGAAGTTAAACTTTATGAACTAAACTTTCATACTTATTTACTTGATGGAGACAATGTAAGATATGGACTAAATAAAGATTTAGGATTTGATGAAAACTCAAGAGTTGAGAGCATAAGGCGAATAGGTGAAGTTTCGAAATTATTTATTGATAGCGGTATTATTACATTAACAGCTTTTATATCACCTTTTATTAAAGATAGACAGATGGTAAGAGATTTAGTAGAGGAAAATGAATTTATAGAAATATTTGTGGATACTCCTCTCTCAATTTGTGAGGAGAGAGATCCAAAAGGATTATATAAAAGAGCAAGAGATGGTGAAATACAAGAATTTACTGGGATCAGCTCCCCATATGAAAAACCAGACAATGCTGAAATACATATTTTAAATGCTGAATTAACTATAGAACAAAATATAGATAAAATAATATTATATTTAAAAATAAATGGATATATAAATGCTTAAAAAAATAAACATTAAAGATATAAAACAAATAGCTTTAAAAGCTGGTAAGGCTATTATGGATATCTATGAAAAAGATTTTACAATAGAATATAAAGATGACAATTCTCCGTTAACAGAAGCTGATTTAAAATCAAATAAAATAATTTGTGATAGTTTAAAAAAGCTTTACCCAGAAATTCCTATACTCTCAGAAGAAAATAAAGAAGTTTCATACAGCATAAGAAAGAGTTGGGAATATTATTGGTGTATAGATCCAATTGATGGAACAAAAGAATTCATTAAAAAAAATGATGAGTTTACAGTAAACATTGCATTAATATGTAAAAATATACCAGTTATTGGTGTAGTTTATGCGCCAGCACTTAAGTTGATGTATTATTCAAAGCAAGGATATGGAGCATATAAAAATAATATTAAACTTCCAATTGAAAGAGAAGATAATAAATTGATTATAGTTGCTAGTAGATCTCATATGTCAGATGCAACTCAAAAGTTTGTGGATAATATAAAAACTGAGAAAGAGAAAGAGCTTATCTCAATAGGCAGTAGTTTAAAACTTTGTTTAATTGCTGAAGGAAAAGCAGATATATACCCAAGATTAGCACCTACAATGGAGTGGGACACTGCTGCTGCTCATGCAATTATATCTGAATCAGGGAAAAGAGTAGTGTTAAATGATGATATTAATCAAGAATTATATTATAATAAGACAAATTTATTAAATGCTTGGTTTATTGCCAATTAAAATATATTTATTTTAATTTTTATGAACATTAAATTTACAATATAAAGGAAAAATATGAATAAAAAATATAAACTTAATTTAGGTTGTGCTTCAAGACCAATTGAAGGCTATATTAATATTGATATAGATGACAAAGAAACAATGAGGAAAAGATATCCTAATATTAATATACCAGACGATATAGAAATATTCCAATATGACATTTTTAATTTACCTTTTGATTTTGAAAGCATTCATGAAGTACGATCTGAATCAATGATAGAACATCTATCATTTTTAGAAGAAAAAAAATTTTTTCTTGAAATGAAAAGAGTATTGAAAAAAGATGGGCTGCTAGTATTTTCTGTTCCTGATTTTGAAGATACAGTTAAAAAATGGTTAAATGCCAAAGATGATTGGAAAGATTTTTACAGAAACGATGATGAAGCTATTGATAATCAACATTGGTTTGGAAACAATTCTTATTCATTTGGCAATAGATGGGGTTATCTCACAGCAAGTATTTTTGGGCCACAAAATTCCGAAGGACAATTTCACAAGAATGCTTATACTGAAGCTAAGATAAAAGCAATGATGAAGTATTTGGGCTTTGAGGTAGTTGAAATAAGCAGATTTAACTGGAAAGAAGATAGAGATCTAATGCTAAATATTATTGCAAAGAAGAAGAAATAATATGGCTTATTTTATTTCTTTACCAACTTTTAGTGATGAGAGAGGCAGTTTAACAGTTATAGAAAAAATTCTTCCATTTGATATAAAAAGAGTGTTTTATATTTATTATATGAATGGCCAAAGAGGTGGTCACAAACATAAAAAAACTGTTCAAGCATTGGTTCCATTAAATGGGAAATATAAAATTACTGTTTTTGATAAAAATAATGAAGAAAAAATTTATAATTTAGATTCCCCAAACCAATGCTTAATCCTTGAGCCTAGTGATTGGCACACAATGGATGGTTTTAGTAAAAATAGTATTTTATTAGTTTTTGCTTCAGAGTATTTTGATACTGATGATTATATTTATGAGAGGTAGTAATTGAAAAAAATAGTGATAACTGGTGCATTAGGTCATATAGGTTCTAAGTTAATAAGAACTTTACCAATTCAAATAGAAGATATAGAGATAGTTATGATAGACAATATGCTATCTCAAAGATATTGTTCTTTATTTAATTTACCGAGAAAATACAATTATAAGTTTATAGAAGCTGACATATTAGAGTATGATTTAGACTCTTTATTCAAAAATGCTTCATACGTTGTGCATCTAGCAGCCATTACAAATGCAGCAGGAAGCTTTGAAAATGAAGCAGAAGTTGAAAATGTAAATTATGTAGGTACTAAAAAAATTATAGATGCTTGTGCAAACAATAATTGTAAACTTATATTTTTATCCACTACGAGTATTTACGGTACTCAAAATGATGTTGTAGATGAAGATTGCTCAGCAGATGAGCTTAAACCGCAAAGTCCTTACGCTCAGTCTAAATTTAAATCAGAACAAGAATTAAAAAAATATTCAGATAAATTAGATTACATTATTTTAAGGTTTGGTACAATATTTGGATTCTCTGAAGGCATAAGATTTCACACTGCTGTAAATAAATTTTGCTGGCAAGCTGTTATGAGACAGCCATTAACAGTTTGGAAAACAGCATATAATCAGAAAAGACCTTATTTAGACTTAGAAGATGCAGTAAATTCTATAGCTTTTCTAATAAAAAATGATATTTTTGATAAAAATATTTATAATGTACTTACCAAGAACTTAACGGTTAAAGATATTGTAGACTCAATAAAAGAAAATGTAGATTCACTTAATATTGACTTTGTTGAGACACAGATCATGAATCAGTTATCATATGATGTTGCTAATGAAAAATTTAAAAAGCTAGGATTTGAATTTAAAGGTGACTATAAAAAAGGAATAAAAGAGACAATAGATACTTTAAAAACATCTAATAACTAAATCTTGAAGGCTCTAAGCTACAACCTAGTGTGTTAGACATTTCGTGTCAGTCTGATAAAATACTATCAAGGACTGACAATGAACGAAGAAGTAGATTTTGATTTTGATGAAATCTTAGAAGAATTTAGAAATGGTAAAAAGCTTACAGATTAAGGTGAGCTTTTAGCTCCACTTATCAAACAACTCACAGAAGCTGCACTTGAAGCAGAAGTAGAATCACACATAGCCAACGATGTTCTCTCTGGAATGTCCCCTATAAACTAGACAATTACTAACCCAGTAAAAACCTACTTTTTTGAAGACTCTAAATTATACCTTTTTTCAAACTCATTTGGTGGAATGTCCCCTATAAACTAGACAATTACTAACCCAGTAAAAACCTACTTTTTTGAAGACTCTAAATTATACCTTTTTTCAAACTCATTTGGTGAAATATAATCCAAATAACTATGTCTTCTTTTAGAGTTGTAGAACATCTCTATATATTCAAATATTTTAGATGCCGCAATGTCTCGAGTTAAAAATATTTGTTTTCTGACAAGCTCTTTTTTAAGAGTTTTGAAAAAGCTTTCTGCAACAGCATTATCATAACAGTTACCTCGTCTACTCATGCTAAGAGTAATATTATGCTTTTTTGCAAATGTTTTATACTCATAAGAGCTGTATTGACTCCCCTGATCTGAATGGAGAATAACTTTATTGTTTTTACTTAGTCTTGTTGTTGCCATTTTTAATGCTTCGATAATTAACGGTGTAGTTTGACGATGTCCAGTTGCCCATCCAATAATTTTGCGACTATATAAATCTATAACTGTAGCTAAGAATATCCATCCCTCTTTAGTTCTAATGTAAGTTATATCACTTACCCACGTATCATTTGGCTGACCTGCTATAAAGCACTGGTGCAGATGATTAGGATGTGCTTTATGGACTGAACCAGGTTTACTGTACGGCTTGCGTTTGTAGGTACCTACACC
Protein-coding regions in this window:
- a CDS encoding IS3 family transposase (programmed frameshift): MARVVYSEEFRIEAVKQVTKNGYSINDTADRLGVHPDSLRNWIKRLESPQAIQKHKILDESQAEIKKLQKELKRVTEERDILKKGRGVLCKPHKLKYAFIKEYSEVYAVHRLCKVMQVHRSGYYQWLNQPISDRELENQELLIQIKDAFKESKGVYGHRNIHKDLKELGIHVNKKRVARLMSEAKLYGVGTYKRKPYSKPGSVHKAHPNHLHQCFIAGQPNDTWVSDITYIRTKEGWIFLATVIDLYSRKIIGWATGHRQTTPLIIEALKMATTRLSKNNKVILHSDQGSQYSSYEYKTFAKKHNITLSMSRRGNCYDNAVAESFFKTLKKELVRKQIFLTRDIAASKIFEYIEMFYNSKRRHSYLDYISPNEFEKRYNLESSKK
- a CDS encoding sugar 3,4-ketoisomerase, encoding MAYFISLPTFSDERGSLTVIEKILPFDIKRVFYIYYMNGQRGGHKHKKTVQALVPLNGKYKITVFDKNNEEKIYNLDSPNQCLILEPSDWHTMDGFSKNSILLVFASEYFDTDDYIYER
- a CDS encoding NAD-dependent epimerase/dehydratase family protein, with translation MKKIVITGALGHIGSKLIRTLPIQIEDIEIVMIDNMLSQRYCSLFNLPRKYNYKFIEADILEYDLDSLFKNASYVVHLAAITNAAGSFENEAEVENVNYVGTKKIIDACANNNCKLIFLSTTSIYGTQNDVVDEDCSADELKPQSPYAQSKFKSEQELKKYSDKLDYIILRFGTIFGFSEGIRFHTAVNKFCWQAVMRQPLTVWKTAYNQKRPYLDLEDAVNSIAFLIKNDIFDKNIYNVLTKNLTVKDIVDSIKENVDSLNIDFVETQIMNQLSYDVANEKFKKLGFEFKGDYKKGIKETIDTLKTSNN
- the cysC gene encoding adenylyl-sulfate kinase, with amino-acid sequence MSNNIVWHDYHIKKLQRAKQKKQKSCILWFTGLSGSGKSTLANALEVKLYELNFHTYLLDGDNVRYGLNKDLGFDENSRVESIRRIGEVSKLFIDSGIITLTAFISPFIKDRQMVRDLVEENEFIEIFVDTPLSICEERDPKGLYKRARDGEIQEFTGISSPYEKPDNAEIHILNAELTIEQNIDKIILYLKINGYINA
- a CDS encoding class I SAM-dependent methyltransferase — protein: MNKKYKLNLGCASRPIEGYINIDIDDKETMRKRYPNINIPDDIEIFQYDIFNLPFDFESIHEVRSESMIEHLSFLEEKKFFLEMKRVLKKDGLLVFSVPDFEDTVKKWLNAKDDWKDFYRNDDEAIDNQHWFGNNSYSFGNRWGYLTASIFGPQNSEGQFHKNAYTEAKIKAMMKYLGFEVVEISRFNWKEDRDLMLNIIAKKKK
- the cysQ gene encoding 3'(2'),5'-bisphosphate nucleotidase CysQ, with amino-acid sequence MLKKINIKDIKQIALKAGKAIMDIYEKDFTIEYKDDNSPLTEADLKSNKIICDSLKKLYPEIPILSEENKEVSYSIRKSWEYYWCIDPIDGTKEFIKKNDEFTVNIALICKNIPVIGVVYAPALKLMYYSKQGYGAYKNNIKLPIEREDNKLIIVASRSHMSDATQKFVDNIKTEKEKELISIGSSLKLCLIAEGKADIYPRLAPTMEWDTAAAHAIISESGKRVVLNDDINQELYYNKTNLLNAWFIAN